The following is a genomic window from Chionomys nivalis chromosome 24, mChiNiv1.1, whole genome shotgun sequence.
TCACTGTGGGGCCATCGGCACTCACCGCCGATGAGGGGAGATGAGGTGGGAAGGGAGTAGGGGTGAGGGAAATGAGGGACTGGAAAGGTGTGGGGCTGGGCAGAGGATGGAGAaaaaggcagggcagggaggtaAGCAGGGTCCAGCATCAGTGGAAGATGCTCAAAAGGGTGCCTCTCAGGATCCGTAGGCAGCCATCAGAGCCCTTTTGAGCTGCTCATAGGTGACAAACATCACTACATTCCAGGACCCCAAGCGGAGGAAGGAAGGCATGAAcctagaaagagaaaacacaagtcATGGAGGTACGTCCACCCTCTGCTTCTAACATGGGGCCTAGCCATCCATTCAGCCCATGGAATCTATATCAAAGGAGGGTGAGAGGACCTGGAGAAGAGCCCCACAGCTCTGTGCCCAAAAGCAAGAATCTCCAGCAGCCAACTCACTGGTTTTGCTGTACTGGTGAGTAGAATCCtccagcatgctaggcaagcacgctACCAATGagccactccccttcccctctaaAAAACAGAGGTGACCACAACTTTGGGATGTTTGGCACTTGGCTGCATCTCACTTCCTGGTGGTTCCCTCCCTTCTATGAGGCCTGGAGTTGGGTGGGGGTCAGAGGCTCACCCCTTGTAGAAGGCTCGGGGTCCCTCCTTCTGGAGCATGGTAAGGGCACAGTGACCTGCGCTGCAGTACTGGCCCAAGGCAGAGTTCATATATCTTGTCTTGACCACATCGACGGGGGAGGCGATGACCGTGGTGCAGAAGCCCGCCCCGAAGGCGGAAGTGAAGTGGCAAGGGAGGTCATCTGCCACAGAGCAGCAGGAAAGGCGGTGAGTTCTCCCCAGCCAACCCTACCCGTGATTGCAGCAGGAAAGAGTTGTAAGGAGAGGTTTAAAAGACACAGACTGCAGCTAGGATCCCTTAGAAGGATTTAAAAGATTCTTTTGGCCAATCTAGCCTGTTCTGTTATGTACAAAGTGAATTTGAATGGTGAGAAATATAAACTATAAGCAAAAGGCAAACAAGATGAGAAGATGTGGTCTTTAGAGAACAATACCCACCCCCAGCTCTTACCGACCCTAACATACCTGTCATGAAGTTGGCCTTCAGGAGAGTATCCTTGATGAGGTCATAGGTCACTAGCTCAGCACAGTTGACAATGGCATTACGGGCAACATTGGGAGAGGTCCCTGTAGAGGAAGGAGAGTTTGTGTGAGTCCAGGGtgtgagagaaaggaggggaggacagGAAAGCAAacacccagtattcacctttccAGAGGCCCCGGATGCCCTCCTCTCGTGCAATGGTCTTGTAGGCTTCGACGGTGCTCTGGTATCTCCGACCACTGCCAGCCCGGGCCTGAGCCTGGAAACGGACCTTTACCACATCTGTAGGTTGGGCCACAGCGACAGCTAGGGCACCTGTGGTGCTACCTGCCAGGAGGCGGCTCCCAATGCCTGCATCTGTGGGCACACAAAGGGCCAGTGGTCAGCCAGGCTTACATTCACATACACCATACTCTTGCCAAACCACCATGCAACTAGACTACTCTTGCTCTATATAGTCCTCACAGGGGTATAACAAGGAGTAACACAAAATGGAGACAGTACTTTCTCAAATGTGCTCATTTAAGCTACTTTGCAGCCTTGGGAAATCAGTCAGTTCCATTTACCAAATGTGAAACCCAAGACCAAGAGAGGTGACTTCTCCTAGTAGAACTGGACTTGAGACAGGTTGTCGGTGGAGCTCTACCTCTTCCTACAGTGTCACCCTGGGAAAAGCATCCTTGCCGTAGGTGCTCAGTTTCCTCACATGTCAGGGGGCTGTGGTGACACATActtaatgtcagcacttgggaggctgaggcaagtagAGATGGCCtgactccaggccagccagggctgtatagtaagagcctgtctcaaccCCCTACCCTCCAAGGAAAGCTTATTAAGGAGATAAAAGAATGCAGGCTATCAGGGCAAAAAGGTGTGGTTGCTGTCTCTCCAGTGTGCCTTTGGCCCACTCCTTCCCCTATTTCAAGCCTCAGGTGACCCAGGAGGTCACATACTGCCATGGTGGTTGTGAGGACTCTCATGGGCTCATACCCTGCTCATAGCCTAGACAGCCTTGGTGGGGTCCCTTCCACTTCTCTACTCCTCTGATCCTCCCAGGGATCTTGGGAAGCCTAAAGGAGCCATTCTGCTAAGCGAACTAAGGTCATAATCGGCTGGGTCCTAGCTGCACACTCACGTTCTGAGCCCTTGGTGTAGAACTGCTTTACAGAGTCATAGAGGCCAATGCGGACCGAAGCAAAGCTCATCTGGCGTTGCAGGCCGGCGACCAGCCCATTGTAGAGGCTGCGTGGACCCTCGGTGCGCACCATGGTTAGGATGGTGCCCAGCACGCCACGGTACTGGGCGTTGGCTGCAGTGTGCACTAGGCCTTGATTTTCTCCTTGGATCTGAAAGGCCAAGATGGAGTGGCTATAACCGATGGTTCTGCCAATCTCATGCCAGCTCTAGGCTCCTCATCGCTCCTGACGGGTCTGACCCAGGGAGGGAGCTACATTTTATCCTACCTGCAGCCGCACTTTGGCGGTGTCTAGAGGAAACGTGATGAGATCTGCAATGCAGGCAGCTGTACCAGCTCCCAGGAACTTTACGGTGGCTGTCGGGGGCACGTCTGTGGCCTTGAAACCAACCATGATTCTGGTCTCCTTCTACCTCccaaaagatggagaaaaatcGGAGAAGTGGGAGCCTTTGATCAGCAAGACGAGACAGAGGAACTCTGCCGGAATCTAAGCCAAAAGAAGAGAAGACCTTGGGTAACAGCAtcccccagcctccctccctctcatcgcCTACCTATCCCTGCCCACTTTCCCTATAGGTACCAAGGAGGTCTCAGGGGTTACAGGAGGGAAACCAGGAGAGATTCAAGAGTAGTCACAGGGTCTGGGAAGCAATTCCTGCAAGGAGCTGAGATTCTGTGAAGGGTTCCCTCTTATTTAGTGTAGGGACAATGGCTTCCGGGTCATTCTAAGACTGCCTCACAGCCACCAATGGGCTCCTGGTCTGCTGGCACAGACTCCAAAGAGGAGGCCCACAATCCTGTTCTGTGGGTCTATCCCAAGGGCTACAGAAGTAAGGGAAAGTTCTGCCAGAGCAGGACCTGGCAGGTCAAACCCTACAGGAGAGGTTCTGGCTGGTATGTAATTACTGAAGAGACATGTTAATTCCATCCTTGCCAGCCCCCACAGCTCAGGTCCTTTGCTTCCACAAGTGTAGGTTTACAGAGGTTCACCATCCACCTCTCCAGGTTTACTGGCAGGCacaggggaaagaagggagaccTGGTCCACCAGGAGGCCTGTTTGTTTTCCTCCAGTGGGGGGACATTCTCAGTTCTTTGTGGTGGGATGGGAGGTGCAGGTCACAGCTATACAGAGGAGATACAGGAATTGGAACACCACCCTTCTCACTGCCCCAGGAGGAAGTGAGCCCAGCACCCAGTGGGGGAGGGTGACCTGCTTCTTCTTCCCTAATTTCACTTCTCTGATTTCATGGGCGCAACTGTTGTGAGCTCAGTTTGATTGGCTGCCTGTGTTGCTAGGGCTCAGGAGGAGAGCCctagctgggggagggaggatgtgGTGGTAGTCACCTGTGAACACAGACAACCATGGAAACAAAACAGCTGGGACAAACAGGGCCACCAGAGCAAGTCACCATGACAACGGGTTCTCTTTGAGTCTCGGGCCCCTGGGGCTTAGTGAGACTAGGAATCAAATGGCAAACTGTAAGGGTTCAGGTGCTCCTAGACTCCACACTCCTGAGAGCAGCCCATGAGGCAGCTGCCCTTCCTAGCTCCCCGTTGTCCGCAGGCTCCACAGCTGCTCATTTTGTTCTGTTCTACACTTAATGCCTCAGTTTTCTTAATGCCCAGGCTCTGAGGGGCCCTTTCACGCAAATTCAACAGTTCTGAGAGGCGTTGAGCACACCTCTTCTCCAGGCGTTAGTGGCATGatgcatgcatgtctgcctgATTGAGAGCTAAAGGGTACCACAGTGGGAAACCCAGAAAGATGAAGTTTGCTGTCCAGACCAAAAACAGGTGGCTCAGCTGCCATTATGAATGCTGTTTCGGGTTTTCCAAAGGTCAGGCCCTTTAGGGTTGGGTATAGAGGCAAAGATCACCTGTACTAAAGCTATTGCTACAACTAAAACCCAGACCTACAAAGTTAATtgtgctaggcatggtggtgcatgccattagttcctggacttgggaggcagaggcaggtggatctctgagttcaaggccagcctggcctacgtaGGTCAACCAAAGTCGTGTGGTGAGACCCTGATGACCgcccacaaaataaaacaaaacaaaaaaccatttgaTAGGACCAGACAAGTAAAACTGTAGGTAGTAAAAAGCTAATCTCATTCACAGGGATGGTAAAGAAGGGAGTTCAGATCAGCAAGATGGGTAAAGGTGTTTGGCACTGAATCTGAGGAACTAAGATTGATCCCTGGGGCCCAGATGgtagaagttgtcttctgacctccatctaCCTGCCCTGGTACCCACATACCTTCACACACACGGACAAAATACGACAAATACAGAACCAGATGCCCAATAAACTCCTGCCCCCTCTGCTGCTGACTGTTGAGTCTAGTCCCGCTTGGGTTAGAATTTCCTTTACACACCGGAGACCGCCATCTTTAAGGACCAGAAGGTGACCAGGGTGGCGAGAGTGCGTACTGAACTGTAAAGAGTCACTTGCCAGGGTGGAGGAGGGTAGTTTTGATGACCTGTTGACTGCAGTCCTGGACTACAGATCTGAGGGAGGACAGCTGGCTTCCTTAGCCTGGCTCTTACCTGGCAcagagctttgaggtctcacgtTGAGGCCTCCAGGATCAAGCTTCTCTAAAGGTGTCTCTCTCTTCAAAACTGCCAGTGGCTATCATGGCCTGATCCCCTCGATTTTCCATAGAAAGTGGCTGGGAGACGAAACACTTAAAGATCATACTATGTGTCCTGTGGGTGAGAGGAAAGAAGCCAAGTTTAAAACGGGTTGTTCTCTTTACAGGAATACAGCCTACAAAGGAAGGGTCACCAGCCTGCTGGGAGGGACCCAGGGCCTGTTTCACTCAGGGTAGCCACGTCTCCCACACTCTGGCTGAGTTCCAAACTTCTTTCCCCCACAGTTGTGTAGATAGGCAGCCCGGCTGTGCTGGGACACAGTCACTTGACTGTTGAGTGGAgcactgtgtctctgtgtgcaacCATGATAAGCAAGCTCAGTCCCTCTGTGTGTCCCTACTCCCACCTCTGGTCTCAGGCAGATTGGAGAGTCTGACAGTGTCCAATTAGCACAAACAACCCCAGAAACCAGAACAGGTTTGAGGGCACATGGCACAGAGCAGCCTGGTGACAGTCATTCTGGTCACCGCTGACGTGGAagtcccctacccccacccccacaaacgCAGGCTGTATGCATCGTGGCCAAGGGGAAGGAGCGGACGGATAAAGGCTAACCTACAACCAAATGGACGCCAGAGACACAGAACAAAGGAACTTGGCAAAggaaagggacagaaaggaaaaagagagggcaAACTAGGCCtccagggaagggaaaagaaagagcaaagagagaTGGAGTGGGAGGGTGCAGGTGAGGCTGGCGCAGGGCTAGAGCCACGCTCACCGGACCGCAGGAGAACACGCTAGTGAGGGCGGCGGTGTCCGACGACGGGCAAGTGACGGCTGCCTAGGAAGCGCTCGATCCGAAGGCACTCACTGCGGGCGGGGCTGACAGTGGCTGCGAATCCGCGGCTGAGGAACTTAAGGCTCGCAGGCGTGGTCGGGGTGTGGTGTGGCCGGGGCGGAGCCAAGGCGGCCCACTCCCTCGGGTGAGAAGCTGTGGTGGTTGTCTGGGCGGCTAGTGTCGCCCTTGTTTCCGCGAGGGCAGAAAATCTCGGCCCTCTGGTCTCTGGTCCCGGCGTCtggtctctgactctgccccacTGTGAGGACAGCCAGACTGACTGGACCCAGCTCTGGCTCGCGACCCTACGCTCTGCAAGCCACCTGCGGACCGGGCGGGGCGAGGGCTCCGGGGACCGGAACCAACCCGGGCGCGGAGGTGGGGTGAGGCCGACGTTCCCGCCTTCTGCCGCTCCCTGAGGACCCGGGTGCCCAACGGCTGGGGTGGGGCGAGGGCACCCGGCCTCCCCCTCTCCGTAAGGTCCGCAGCCAGGCCGGCGCCCCGCAAGGGAGAAGGCAGGGCAGACAGAGCCAAGCCTGCTGCAGTCCCAGCCCGGGAAAGACTCAGCAGGTGGACCGGACCTCAGCTAGATAATGGCCATGCAGGGGtgacagacataaaaataatacttGTGCCCTGAGTTCGAACTAACGGGCATTGTGGGAGGAAGCAGGTCTCAATTTATCTTTGGACTGTGTCCCTGCTTTGGTACGCGGCAgcgtttcttcttttgttttcattcgtGTCTGCCCAAAGATTTGCTTCAAAGAAGTTAGATCAGGGCGTGGAACTCTTTTTCTTGCCAAGGAGTTAGTTAGGCGCCCTAAGAGCAGGAAGCCGGAACCAAGGGCCTGAATATTCGTTAACAGAGGCTCAAGTAGGTTTGATTTGCTGTGGAAAGTGCAGTGGGAGGAGAGGGTTGAGTGAACCCTTGTAGAAAGCATTGCTATGCACCAGGTAGGCGCGGATACCTCATTTAACCCTTCAGGCTGTTGTTAACCTTTATTTTCCAGAGCAGGAAACCGTAGCAGGCACCCGACCTTTGTAAGCcctcagaccttagcacaactgactccatgatggaagtaccattcaggctgtaaaactcaacACACAGAGAGCACCATCTGCCAAAATGAACATAAAGGTCTAATCCATCAAAATCCACAGTTCTTCAAAAGTCTCTAAGTGCGCTAACCTTGCCTTTTGGCTTCTGTCATTCAGCTTCTACCTAGTTTTGTAAATTGAAGTATGCCAACTCCGAACCATTTTTGAGCTTAAAAGCTCACCCAGAGAATGGTTCCCTGCTGCACTGGGATAGCTACCCAGTGTAATAACGCTAGTAGTAATCGGTATGAACCATCTTCTCTAGTGGATACTccacaacaaaaccaaatccaGGGAGATTAAATAATTTTCGTAATGACACATAGTGGCACACTCTGGTTTAAACTCTGGCCACTTGGGAACCAGGTATATAATGTGCCCCCCCCCAAGAAGTAGGAATTATTGCAGAGATGTTGAGGGGGCTTGAGCTGGGAGGGGCTGGATAACTACTACTGCAGGAAGTAGATGCCAGGAGATAATGGTGGCTGGAATCACCTCTAGAGTCACCTGGCTGGAGACACCTGGTGTTCACCTTTTGCCTTGGGTTCTTACTCCAGCTGTGGTGAAGAGACCGCCAGTGTTCTTGGCGAATCTGTGGTAGAGAGGGAGATCCAGATGGATCCAAAAGCCTGCATACCGAGGTCTTGTTCTGCTAGTTAGAAAGAGAGAATTTCAATGCCAAAGACACCCTACTGTCCTTCGGATGGATTCCAAGATTAtctctcctatttttttcttttgtaaagttcAAAAGATTGTCAAAAGCAcacaaatgacagagaaaattgaaaatatcaGGTAATAAACATCAGCATGAGAAAGTCAGACATTTCCAAAGTATCTGGTAATTCTTGTGAAAAATATTGAGTGGATGCTGTCAATTCCTCTCCTCAACATTATctgattctttttctccttctccaccacagcctggcaatTGTACTTAAGTCAAGAAAATTTGGTGAATATATACATAaagttgcaaaacaaaacaaacaaaaacatctgttaaaaccatgtctcaatatgtagcccatgATGTTCCTTAATTTATAGtcatgctgcctcagcctcccaaatgctgccgCCACATCTTGTTTAAAGTTgaattaatttttcttccttattctaagacagggtcttgctgtgaaGTCCTAACTGGCCTGGTACTGgtcatgtagtccaggttagccATGAACTCGAGGCAAACatcttgccttggcttccccattgctgggattataagcatatgcCTCCTGTCTGGCAAAAGTTGGTTTCTTTACAAActactagctgggcagtggtggtgtacacaactttaattccagcacttggaggcaaacgcagatggacctctgagtacgaggccagcctggtctactgagagagttcgaggacagccagggctgcacagggacaccctgtcttgaacaaaaattaataagaaaatatgttAGAAAATGATGCTAATCTTAAAATATGTCTGCTAGGTTTTGAAGTTTTAAATCTTTGGGCAATAAAATAGAACTCCGACTTGCAGGTGTAACACTGGATAATGATACACAGAGGACTCCTATTCAGGTGGACTGGATTCAAAGGGGAAAGGAGCCATGGCAATAAGTAGGAAGcaacttagttttgtttttggaggtttttaattttttaaaattacattataagTTGTAGGGTACACAGAGTGTGGTATGCCTGCCAAAGTCAAAGCAGGCAGTAAGTGCATGTACCTGCTAAGCTGTCTTGTCAGCTCCAACATGCAACTTCATTTAGATCTCTACTGCAGGTTGCAGGGTCTAAATCAAGGAAGCCTCCCTCCACAGTATAGGAGACTCGGGGAAAAAACTGAGTTGTTCTTACTTGtgaagttatatttttattatgatgtGGACATGgaattctgcttctgtaaatctCTTTGTACTCCATACTTGTCCTTTGCCAGTGTTTTGAAACAtatgagttctttgtttaggaaGCTGCTAAGCACTAAAATTAGAGTTTGACAATTGTTGATGAAAGATTTCCTATCAAAGAGTTGAGCAAAATGGCAAAGCAGCTTGTGGGGACTCACACTTTTGGTcaagcatttgagaggctgaggcaggaaggttatACAAAGACTcagtttctttctgtctgtctactgatctatctatctatctatctatctatctatccatccatccatctatcatctatctatcaatctatccatccatccatcatctatctatccatccatctatcatctatctatctatctatctatctatctatctatctatctatctatctatcatctatctatccatctattatctatctatctatatatctacctatcatctatctatttattatctatcatctatctatctatctatctatctatctatctatctatctatctatcatgtatctatccatctatctaccaattatctatctatcatcatcatctatcatctatctacctatctacctacctatctacctacctatctatctatctatctatctatctatctatctatctatctatctacctacctatctaacTTTTTGtctgcctatcatctatctgtctacaTCTCTCCTTCCTTGATGCCACGTGCCTCTGCATCACCACCGGCCTCCAGAACACCTGGGCCAAGTGAGTGAGTGGAAGCCTATGAGACACCTCCTCATAAAGTTGATTTATTCCGGGCATTTTGGGACAGAGTTGGAACGATGACTAACAACACTAGTCGTTAAGGAAATCCAAACCAAAACCATGATGGGGTGCTACCTCATACTTACCAAGATGGCTATTATTTCAAACCCCAAAAAGTAATACACACTGATTAGAATATGGAGAAAATGAAGCCCTTGTGAGCAAGTAGGAGACAgtcatggggcggggggggggcagctgttctccatctttaaatttttttttcccgtttttgagacaggttctcacttcatagtcctgactggcctagaacttggtaTGTGGACCaggtggcctcagactcaaagatctccctgtccctgactcctgagtgcattaaggcatgtgctaccatgtttgtctgtcttagttttgagacagggtctcactgattTGACTAGTCAGTCTGGTCATTGAAGATCAGGCATCctcttgtgtctgcctcctcGGCATTGAAATTATGCAATTGCAGAAGTGcaggagatttgaactcaggtctccatgatTTTGTCACagagcaccttactgactgagccatctcatcaccACATActtcttttagagacagggttttacatAGCCTGGGTTTGACTGGAACTAAGAAGCAAAGACTGTAATTGAGCCACCagtttggttctcttcttctaatgGCTGAAGCTACTGGGGGCAGGCATTCAGCTACTTGAGCAATAGCCGCCAAACCCTTCTCCTATGTTGGCTGTAGTGGTAGTGACCTTGGAGCAAACCCCATGTCTTCCCCAAAGAAGGCAGAGATCAGAGCCCAGTTGGAATTATCCTGCTGTTCCCGAGTCCAGTAGACATGTGAGCCATGTTGCTGTTACTCTTGAAGTTAAGCAGGTGGTAATGGTATGTgtagggtgtgtgggggggggtgggtaTGTCTgtagggtatgtatgtgtgtgtgagacacaaCTGCTTTGATCCAACCATTTTTGTGGAGACTGTAGGAGCTGTCAGTTGTACAAGTACTTTTCTCAGGACTCCCCCAGATGTTGTCATGGGAACCTTGGCTGCTTTTAATATCCCATGGCTACCCAGAAAGACCTTGATTCATTTTCAAATGCCCAGTTGTTTATATACACAATAGAGCCTAACTTCCAGTGTGTGTGCCTGGATTCGTGTTTGTGCATGTTGGGGtggagggatgggtgggtggggtagCAATAAGATATAAAGGAGAAACCAGACCATGACAGGAGAAAAGGTTTAAGGAAGGGATGTGGGGAGATGGGCAATCGAATCAGGTGACGTGGTGGTGGTAAAGGGGCCCGAGCTGTAGGGAAAACATGGACAGAAGAGCAGTGGAGGAGGAGCAAACAAACCAAGTGTTTGTGAAAGATCCCAGCCCATAGGAAGGTATGTGTGCAGTGCACAGAGGaaagtggacctctgtgagtgtgtgtgtatgtgtgtgtgtgtgtgtgtgtgtgtgtagtgcacagaggaaggtggacctctgtgagtgtgtgtgtgtgtgcaatgcacagaggaaggtggacctctgtgagtgtgtgtgtgtgtgcagtgccaaAGGAGGACAGGGGGCGGGGTCAGTTaccttggacctggagttacaggcatttatgAGCTGCCTGCCATGTGAGTGTtaagaactctggtcctctgcaagagcaacttgtgctcttaattgctgagccatctttctgatcTCCTTCCCTGCAAGGTGTTTCTAGTGGGGCAGGAGTGTCACTGACACAGAGAAGCAAAGGGTCTCTGTGGCTAGTCCAGTGAGGTAGGATGAGGCTTGGAGACTGattctgctctttcttctttctttttcagaccAGGTCTCACAGGtctcagggtgaccttgaactcctgatccacgCCTTCACGCCTTCCTCTACCTCTTGTGTGTTGGGATCACAGGAGAGTGTCACCAagtctggtttatgtggtgctgagggtCACACTCTGGGATGTGCATGCTAGGAAAGTGCTCTAGCAGGTGAGTCCATCTCCAGCCTGGAGCCCCTTCTGACTTCCATCAGAGCCAACCAAGCTacggagaagcaagatgagacatTATATATCACGTGTGACAATGTAAGACATAGCTTGAAAGATGTGCactggctgtgataaaacaccatgaccaaggcagttgCTTAGAGAAGGAAGTTTTATTTGGGGCTGACAGTTCCAGAGAGAAAGCGTCCATCTTGGCAAGGAGGTCTGGCATCAGGCACAGTGGCTGGAGCAGTCACTGAGAACTCACATGTCAAATCGaaaacaggaaatagaaaaacTGGGAATGGCACGAGTCTTTGGATTCTTAAAGCCAGTCCCCtttgacacacttcttccagtaAGGTCCCATCTTCTAAACTTCCCCAAACAGCCACtaacaactggggaccaagtattcaaatgcctgaggcATCTGGGGAACATCTCCTTCAAACCGCCATGTGCAGTTAAACTTTCTTTCTACTTATTCCTCTGTTTGTtgtgtttgtacatatgtacattcacatgcatgtgtgggtgcccGTGTGgtggtcagatgacaacttgcaagtgtaaatttctgaatgaaaaaaattaattaattaaaagaacaaaatacaagataaaagacttttaaagaatcAATATATACCTAAAGCAACTCTGTTGAAAATTGTTTCACAAGCTTTTGGTGGGAGGAGGGggttgagagagggtttctctgtagctttggagcctgccatggaactagctcttgtagaccaggttggcctaccTCTGTGTTatgagtgataggattaaagacatgcaccaccactgcctgtgtacaggcacttttgaaaacaagtttattgctattttttacaaATCTTTGCACATGAGAATGAATGTTCTCTGCACGTATACAGGATATGGAATAATAGATATTTGTGAGCCTCTAAACTTGAATGTTGGTATTGGAATTCAGAATATATGAGGAACCACCTACAAAGACATTTTAGCCAATAAACCAAAATCTTTCAtagattaacagcaacaagaaaaacaaaacctcagtaaATGAAGAAGCAAATAACCAATTCTTGGGAACAttatgctgtgtatagtaaattggaagcatataATGACTATATTTCAATGACGATTTCAaaaaatttataacagaaaagttgattacaaagctacagtcacagtggaaacactcagagtgatcaatgaggttattaaaaaataattatgaaaaataatttaatatctgcTTCCTGTCACAAGGATTATATCACAAGATACAGATTCTGCACTATCTACCTGCCCAATAACATGAACACCTGAGAAACTTTGGTAGTTCCTTTTGTCAACTAGAACTAAAGATCACTGAATCATATCATTGTGGCTGGTGAGAGCAGAAAGTTAGAAGCATTCTAATTATGTATTGCAAAAAGACAATCAACACCACTATAGTTCTaccaccttttaaaatatttgagacatttataagaaaaacttgaaagtggaatgcaatattcaaaaattttagaaaacgTATCATCGGTTTTCCAATCtatcttcccactgcacaccGAAAGCATGACCCTGTGTGTAGACTCTAAAATGATATTACAAGCATAATATTCTACCATACGAgagctgcagagtctccctcttcccagaaaa
Proteins encoded in this region:
- the LOC130865851 gene encoding dicarboxylate carrier SLC25A8, whose protein sequence is MVGFKATDVPPTATVKFLGAGTAACIADLITFPLDTAKVRLQIQGENQGLVHTAANAQYRGVLGTILTMVRTEGPRSLYNGLVAGLQRQMSFASVRIGLYDSVKQFYTKGSEHAGIGSRLLAGSTTGALAVAVAQPTDVVKVRFQAQARAGSGRRYQSTVEAYKTIAREEGIRGLWKGTSPNVARNAIVNCAELVTYDLIKDTLLKANFMTDDLPCHFTSAFGAGFCTTVIASPVDVVKTRYMNSALGQYCSAGHCALTMLQKEGPRAFYKGFMPSFLRLGSWNVVMFVTYEQLKRALMAAYGS